Proteins encoded in a region of the Ptychodera flava strain L36383 chromosome 4, AS_Pfla_20210202, whole genome shotgun sequence genome:
- the LOC139130492 gene encoding prolyl 4-hydroxylase subunit alpha-1-like isoform X1 has product MNMQLTVILSHYLDTYLCSLLYICHQITNLPRSLKLTMSKTIGKDNVTEHIIPDRVSNTAWISEGDFNGKLLPRITKRLELATGLSAYGAEPYQVLNYGIGGHYKPHLDCPPNFKLQRVATMLIYLSDVEYGGGTVFVKHGVRAEPKKGDATFWFNLNKAGETDLSTKHAGCPVLLGEKWVVNKWFNYHEQFSTRKCGLSPDE; this is encoded by the exons ATGAACATGCAATTAACCGTAATACTGTCGCATTATCTCGACACATATCTTTGTTCGCTCCTCTATATCTGTCATCAAATTACTAATCTTCCACGCTCTCTAAAGCTTACAATGTCAAAAACAATTGGCAAGGACAACGTAACAGAACATATTATACCCGACAGAGTTAGCAACAC GGCTTGGATAAGTGAGGGGGATTTCAATGGCAAGTTACTTCCAAGGATCACAAAGCGTTTGGAACTTGCCACAGGATTAAGTGCATATGGTGCTGAACCCTATCAG GTGCTGAACTATGGCATTGGCGGTCACTACAAACCCCATTTGGATTGtccaccaaatttcaaattacagagGGTCGCTACAATGTTGATATAC CTGAGTGACGTTGAATATGGAGGGGGCACGGTCTTTGTAAAACATGGAGTGAGAGCCGAGCCGAAGAAG GGAGATGCAACGTTTTGGTTTAATCTCAACAAAGCTGGCGAGACCGACTTGTCAACCAAACATGCTGGCTGCCCCGTCTTGCTCGGTGAAAAATGGG TGGTAAACAAGTGGTTCAACTATCACGAACAGTTTTCAACGAGAAAATGTGGACTATCACCCGATGAATAA
- the LOC139130492 gene encoding prolyl 4-hydroxylase subunit alpha-1-like isoform X2, translated as MNMQLTVILSHYLDTYLCSLLYICHQITNLPRSLKLTMSKTIGKDNVTEHIIPDRVSNTAWISEGDFNGKLLPRITKRLELATGLSAYGAEPYQVLNYGIGGHYKPHLDCPPNFKLQRVATMLIYGDATFWFNLNKAGETDLSTKHAGCPVLLGEKWVVNKWFNYHEQFSTRKCGLSPDE; from the exons ATGAACATGCAATTAACCGTAATACTGTCGCATTATCTCGACACATATCTTTGTTCGCTCCTCTATATCTGTCATCAAATTACTAATCTTCCACGCTCTCTAAAGCTTACAATGTCAAAAACAATTGGCAAGGACAACGTAACAGAACATATTATACCCGACAGAGTTAGCAACAC GGCTTGGATAAGTGAGGGGGATTTCAATGGCAAGTTACTTCCAAGGATCACAAAGCGTTTGGAACTTGCCACAGGATTAAGTGCATATGGTGCTGAACCCTATCAG GTGCTGAACTATGGCATTGGCGGTCACTACAAACCCCATTTGGATTGtccaccaaatttcaaattacagagGGTCGCTACAATGTTGATATAC GGAGATGCAACGTTTTGGTTTAATCTCAACAAAGCTGGCGAGACCGACTTGTCAACCAAACATGCTGGCTGCCCCGTCTTGCTCGGTGAAAAATGGG TGGTAAACAAGTGGTTCAACTATCACGAACAGTTTTCAACGAGAAAATGTGGACTATCACCCGATGAATAA
- the LOC139131434 gene encoding prolyl 4-hydroxylase subunit alpha-2-like, which yields MLLLKPQLGIFLLLSHAVIHHLTLGEEVFRSIARLRVLVSVERELIKALREYISVSRDLLKTGQAPSKYPLINGRTINIYERRLEEVTKLRDGAVGDSDVHVTHPVLAFKLLKRYMKLWNYLMVEVDKDIGKDIVAVMERHRNFLPNDTDFIGACRAIARLQSTYKISAKAMADGALPGEIHKDHGGLSVDDCFFIGQEAFNDNDDYFCVIWMEEGLRRYRQGYPIMPWEDVKETIMIEFQAYCYFRAGLYHKAVKYTSELLALDPENVHGLHNKATFGEALSKSNRTLEEEPRYPPTDEDERYHENCRGEFNPSNVVHPQELICRYVSDHPLIRLLRIGEEVLNVNPRIVMFRRLLDDNETNIMKKLALPYLSISRIVGAEKTFGVVIQDRVSNTAWLSDEDYPDTIIPKLTKRLELVTGLSADDAEPYQVLNYGIGGHYKPHLDADSYSTSRAVNERVATLLIYLSDVEYGGGTVFVKHGVRANPKKGDAAFWYNMNKSGQIDFSMEHGACPVLLGEKWIINKWFNYNGQISHRKCGLSSEE from the exons ATGTTACTCTTAAAACCACAGCTCGGTATCTTTCTACTGCTGTCCCATGCCGTTATCCACCACCTGACTCTAGGCGAGGAGGTGTTTCGTTCGATTGCAAGACTACGAGTCCTTGTCTCGGTGGAACGTGAACTCATCAAAGCGCTTCGGGAGTACATTAGTGTGTCACGAGATCTCCTCAAAACAGG ACAGGCACCGTCCAAGTATCCACTCATAAATGGCAGGACGATCAATATTTATGAGAG ACGGCTGGAGGAGGTAACGAAGTTACGTGATGGCGCTGTTGGGGACAGTGACGTGCATGTAACCCATCCAGTGCTAGCCTTCAAGCTTTTGAAACGTTACATGAAACTATGGAACTATTTGATGGTCGAGGTGGACAAAGACATCGGTAAAG ACATTGTGGCTGTAATGGAGCGACACAGGAATTTTTTGCCGAACGACACAGATTTCATCGGCGCTTGTCGGGCCATCGCGAGACTGCAGTCAACGTATAAAATCTCAGCAAAAGCTATGGCTGACGGAGCGCTACCGGGAGAAATACACAAAGAT CACGGTGGTCTGTCAGTCGATGACTGTTTTTTCATAGGACAAGAGGCTTTCAACGACAATGACGACTACTTTTGCGTCATATGGATGGAGGAGGGACTGAGGAGATACAGGCAAGGCTATCCCATCATGCCTTGGGAAGACGTAAAGGAGACCATCATGATTGAATTTCAGGCGTATTGCTACTTTCGTGCCGGGCTCTATCATAAGGCGGTCAAGTATACAAGTGAACTCCTTGCACTAG ACCCCGAAAATGTCCATGGCTTGCACAATAAAGCGACCTTTGGGGAAGCACTGTCGAAAAGCAATCGCACGTTGGAAGAAGAGCCGAGGTATCCACCAACCGATGAAGACGAGAGATATCATGAGAACTGCCGAGGAGAATTCAATCCG TCGAATGTTGTTCATCCCCAAGAACTCATCTGTCGCTACGTAAGTGACCACCCGCTGATTCGGCTTCTGAGAATCGGGGAAGAGGTGTTAAACGTGAACCCCCGGATTGTGATGTTCCGTAGGCTTCTAGACGACAACGAAACCAATATAATGAAGAAGTTGGCCCTCCCATAT CTCTCGATTTCAAGAATAGTTGGTGCAGAAAAAACGTTCGGGGTTGTGATACAGGACAGAGTCAGCAATAC TGCATGGTTAAGTGATGAAGACTACCCAGACACCATAATACCAAAACTTACAAAACGACTGGAATTGGTCACTGGCCTTAGCGCAGACGATGCCGAGCCGTATCAG GTGTTGAACTATGGCATTGGAGGTCACTACAAGCCACATCTAGACGCCGACTCGTACAGTACATCCAGGGCAGTTAACGAACGCGTAGCGACGCTGCTCATATAC ttaagCGATGTTGAGTATGGCGGCGGTACGGTGTTCGTGAAACACGGAGTCAGGGCAAATCCGAAAAAG GGAGACGCTGCATTTTGGTATAATATGAACAAATCTGGACAGATTGACTTCAGCATGGAACACGGCGCATGCCCTGTTTTACTGGGTGAAAAATGGA